From Fundulus heteroclitus isolate FHET01 chromosome 5, MU-UCD_Fhet_4.1, whole genome shotgun sequence, a single genomic window includes:
- the asb5b gene encoding ankyrin repeat and SOCS box protein 5b: MSRKRAAESVSAPSNTPEGKRARWGILISQGSWADRSPLHDAASQGRLLVLRRLLAEENHANIHTIDHVTPLHEACLSGHVACVRALLSAGANVNAATIDGATPLYNCCASGSVGCMELLLQNGAHVQTRHTHFPSPLHEACRRGNSECVESLLSHGADPDYQVPHLGSPLYVSCLHRHTACSKILLDRGANVNAGRGDESPLHAAARQDSPDLVSVLLDHGAQVKLRDANDQRPVDLAPPGGKTHQLLVAFEVSPRSLCQLCRLRIRNVIGRARLKLLPLLPLPSLLTQYLEHL, translated from the exons ATGTCCAGGAAAAGAGCCGCAGAGTCGGTGTCCGCGCCCAGTAACACCCCGGAGGGGAAGCGGGCCCGCTGGGGCATTCTGATCAGCCAAG GGTCCTGGGCAGATCGCTCTCCACTCCATGATGCTGCCTCTCAGGGTCGCCTGCTGGTCCTGCGCAGGCTGCTGGCTGAG GAAAATCATGCAAACATCCACACCATCGACCATGTGACGCCGCTCCATGAAGCCTGTCTGTCGGGACACGTAGCATGTGTCAGGGCGTTATTAAGTGCCGGAGCTAAT GTGAATGCGGCCACCATTGATGGTGCCACCCCTCTGTACAACTGCTGTGCCTCAGGGAGTGTTGGCTGTATGGAACTGCTGCTGCAGAATGGAGCACATGTGCAGACACGTCACACACACTTCCCTTCACCATTGCACGAAGCCTGCAGGAGAG GTAACAGTGAGTGCGTGGAGTCCCTTCTTTCTCATGGAGCGGATCCAGATTATCAGGTCCCCCACTTGGGCTCTCCCCTCTATGTGAGCTGTCTACACCGACACACAGCCTGCTCAAAGATTCTGTTGGACAGAG GAGCCAATGTTAATGCAGGCAGAGGAGATGAAAGCCCTCTACATGCAGCCGCCAGACAGGACAGCCCAGACTTGGTGTCAGTTTTACTCGATCACGGAGCTCAAGTCAAGCTCAGAGATGCCAACGACCAGCGGCCTGTAGATCTTGCACCTCCTGGTGGAAAGACACACCAGCTGCTTGTGGCATTTGAAG TGTCACCGAGGAGTCTCTGCCAGCTGTGTCGTCTCCGGATCAGGAATGTGATTGGGCGAGCCAGGCTCAAGTTgcttcctctcctccctcttcCTTCACTTCTCACTCAGTACTTGGAGCACTTATAG
- the spcs3 gene encoding signal peptidase complex subunit 3, whose translation MNTVLSRANSLFAFSLSVMAALTFGCFVTTAFKDRRVPVNIHVSKVMLKNVDDFTGPRERSDLGFITFDVSADLEPIFDWNVKQLFLYLSAEYATKSNSLNQVVLWDRILLRGDSTKLNLRDMKSKYFFFDDGNGLRANKNITLTLSWNVVPNAGILPLVAGSGHISLPFPDQYETTRSY comes from the exons ATGAACACGGTCCTGTCGAGAGCTAACTCGCTCTTCGCCTTCTCCCTGAGCGTCATGGCGGCTCTCACTTTCGGCTGTTTCGTCACGACAGCGTTTAAAGACAGAAGAGTTCCTGTGAACATCCACGTCTCCAAAGTTATGCT GAAGAACGTTGATGACTTCACAGGACCCAGGGAACGGAGTGATCTGGGGTTCATCACCTTTGACGTCTCAGCTG ATTTGGAGCCAATCTTTGACTGGAACGTCAAACAGCTGTTTCTCTACCTGTCTGCAGAATACGCCACGAAGAGCAAC TCTCTAAACCAGGTGGTGCTGTGGGACAGGATCCTTCTCCGAGGGGACAGCACCAAACTGAACCTCAGAGACATGAAGTCCAAATACTTCTTCTTTGACGATGGGAATGGACTCAG GGCCAATAAAAACATCACGCTGACGCTGTCCTGGAATGTCGTTCCCAACGCTGGAATCCTCCCCCTGGTAGCTGGAAGCGGACACATCAGCCTGCCCTTCCCTGACCAATATGAGACCACCAGGAGCTATTAG